The stretch of DNA TCCTTATTCACCTATATGCACAATATAAGTGTAGCTGCTGCACAAATTTGAtaattgtgtaaaaatgtaaGTGTGATTTTTGAGTAgtgaatatatatacattatatacgcAAAGTTGACTTGTTTCCCTTTGCATACAAGCCCTACAACATTTGTGGGGTTCTGGAAACGTACAACCTGACCAGCATGGGTGCAAAAGCTCAAAAGCCCCAGTTTTCTGGCTTGTAATGAAATCTTATTGGCTACTAAATAAGCAACCTACCAATCTATGTTAGGTGACAAACATTGGCTTTCTGTCATAGGCTTTACATGTTGtttatctttttacatttgtattctaGATTACCTGCTCAGAACACTGTCTACAAAAGTATCTGAAAATGACCCAGAGGATATCTATGAGATTCCAAGAGTACCACATACAACAGAATGAAGCTTTAGCTGCTAAAGCCGGACTTCTTGGTCAGCCGAGATAGATAATTGGAAACTACCCTACTAGGTTGTAGAAATTCTAAGAGCTTAATGCCCTGCAAGACAAAGAAGCAATGGAGTGTTAAGTTGTCCGTCCTTCATACTGCAATAGCAGATTTGCGCAATTAAAGGGATGGAGCAACCTTGAGtcagcagcaatttttttttcacttttcatgTGACACAAGTGCCCATCACATAAAGGCCCACCCTTTGagattaaaaaaacttttataataaaatgtttaaaaacattattaaatctTATTGTGTTGATCAAATGTTAATATGTAAAGTGTTTGTAAGATGCATGATGCAACATCATGCTTCCCCAGGTTAGCTGCAACTGCCACATAACAGTAGTGTACTTTTCCCCAACATGAGCCAGTTTCCTTTTTGTTGTTTTACTAATTAAGTGTGTCCTATTAAGAAGAGTGTTGGCTAACTTTGTATGGATTGTCCTAAATCAGACAGTTTTACCTTGGCTATCACAATGAGTTTCTGGGCCAAGGGTAGAACTTGGAGCTCCAACCTATTTTTGTTAACCCTAAAGCCTTTAAAGTGTAGCAGTATCTTGTAGCTCTTTGATTGTTCCCTATATGCTGTGCTGCTACGTTTGTGTATAGCTACAAAGCACAGGGGCATGTGGAATGCATTTACATGGAGGACATGAATATACATAGAAGTCCCTTTCTTAAAGCATCCTTCTGTCAGCAGCCTTTCTGTTTTAAGGTAAAAACCCTGCTTTTTGaaagacacaaacacacacaaaaactaAATAGCACAACATATATCCTGGTCAGCTGAATATATCCCTTCCGCTGACCAGTATTCATTTTCAGGATTTTAAAGGGAACGAAAAGTGTTAAAACCAAGCAAGTGCCATCATATTGTACTTGTCTCCAAATAGAagaaaagttgctttttttttttatttactttatcaCCTCTTTAAatattgcaccccccccccccccaaaccctgcTGCAATCACCCAACTCTGAGGCCTCCACTTGTTGCTTCTCCCTGCTGTTTAGGGGTACCTGTTTAGGGACCCCAGCAATTTGAATACTGAGGTGAGAAgggtgttagggtgaagacacacggagctactagtagcagctacttgtcatgactacacAAACAGACTGCTGATCATTTTACTCATAATTGtcagtgtgttttagcagaggcattttctcagtattgtctaagtagctctgtgtgtctttgcccttaacaGTAGCTGCCAGTATCAGGCCTTTTACACTTGCCTTTAAAATTAATAGAAACATTGCAGGGAAGCACATTTGGCAATTACTTGCTCACTGCTGGGGCAGAAGACAGAGGGGACTGGCAGGTAAAACGAAAATTCACAGGATGCTTATTATGGGACCCATGGTCGCCTCCCACAAAAACACCCACAGCTCATCCCTGGTCACCACACGCATCTCTATCAGCTCACCATTGGCACCCCCTTCTGCCGTTTTCAGTAAAGCCCCATTTGCTTGCCTCCCCCCCATCAACCCCTGCACTGATATCTGGCAAAAAGGGTTTTCCAAAGAGATGACTGCTTCCTGTGTCTGTACAATTCAGAGAGGAAAGTGTCACTACATCTCGTAGTACACAACCTTTGAATAGCTAGACTTTATGGGTAGGGTATACTAGAAGGCCAGTTGTATGTCTTTACAGAAAATGTGCCCTTTTAAAGCATGGAATTTACTTTTCTGCCACTCTAAAAATATAGGGAAATTATATAAAATCTGTTGTGACATTCAAACATCAAACTCACAGCCCTGTTGCTATTATAGAAAAGTAAAATGGTTGTGTGCATTATAATAGGTGTTCAGTGTGGCCTATTAAGTGCTGAAGCACTTGGTAAGAACAAGTGGACAAATGTCAGCTTGCACCATTGTAACCCTGGAAactgatattctgggacaatttgcaattggtccccattttttattttatggtttttgaatttatttattttttttatttaacatccTCCCAACCTCCTGCAAACCTTTTCATTGGAGACTAAACAAATCCCTCTTAGCCAaccttacaataaaaaaaacacaatttgggCTTCAAAAAACATAGAATATCCCATAAAATCAAAATCCATCCTTCAGACACTTAGCTACAACCAATTGCTGCATTACCAGTGAAAGGGGATTTGTCCCCCTCTAGCCTGCAATTTAGCACCACGGCCATAATCTGAAGCCTTTGACCCCCAGGCTGACTTTCTtctttctgttctttgttttttaacCTATTTCTAAGTCTTTACGTTACCATGTCTAAAGTTTGTGGGTTCACTAACCCCCTTTTCCCTATTGTACTCCTTACTTACCTTGGGCACATGGTCCAATGTGGGTCTTAAATGACTCAGTATGCCTTATGTAATTTACACATGTTGTATCATActattaaaactttaaaaaaaaattaaaataagattaataaaaatgtagcctcagagagcaatagtattagctgctggggtcagtgactcccatttcaAAGGGGAAAGAGgctaaagaggaaggcaaataattgaaaaaatctatataaaatgaATACTGATCACAAAGTTGCTACaaataggacattctaaaacGTACTAAAAGTTCAGTATTCATCGCACTTGTAAACTCCcaaaatttttaatatttttttaacacaaacccCTTTTATCACAGATTTTTAAGAGGTAAGATGCTGAACACCCTAAGAGGATCATACCATAAGACAACAAAACAACCAACCATTGCCAAATGTTTCAGCTCTATAAGATCTGTGTAACGTGCAGAGCCAGAGAGAATAGAATATTTCATAgtcttcaaataaaaaaaaaatctaaagctaTTGTAATTGTATACTACAGAAACACTAGCACAGCACTCAGTGCCAGAAACTATTCCCAACTAGCCCTAACAAAAGGGCCAGTATACACCGCTAAGGGGTTTAATTTCTCTTTAAGGCAGAACTTGTGTATAAGCATAAGAGTGGTGTAGAGTTTCCTTTTGCAATacataggagcagatttatcaaaatgtttagacCTTAGTACATaaaacccacattctattcattcctacaggatttttagaagtgtatttattaataggtgaaagttataaatatgcttttaaaaatcccataggaatgaatagaacataggtgagttatttatgtatgtaagctctaaactcacagtaataaatctgccccatagcacTCTTGAGGAATCTCAATGATTCCAAGCAAGAATCCATCTCCCTTTGTCTTGCTAGTACAGAACAGGCAATATTTTGTACTGGTGTACCTGCATGCCCTTTCTAGTTATTAAGCAACACAAAAAGGTATATGATGTCAAACATTGCATTTAATTAAGCAGATTTACAGTTCAGTGTCCTGTTCCAGTGCAATACAAGCACACTTGAATAAAAGTGATTGGCGATGTTCAGtcaagagaggaaaaaaaacaatgactAGTAGAAATCAAGCTACTTGAAACCATTGCCTTTATTAATGCTCTTAGCTGAGCGCTCTATACATACACAACTCTGCGTTGCTTAAGAAAGACAGAAAAAGTGCATTTTACAGGAGTACTTTTTCTTTAACCCCTTTTGGCAGCCAAGGGGTTAAATACTCTGTGCTGAAAAAGGAATTTGACTTACAAGTTAACAATGcggcaaaataaaatacattgattTGTTTAGTAATGCTACCCCTCGCTAGTGTTTAACTCTTAACTATCAGCTCTTGTAAACTCATTCTGATATACAGATATGGATGGGTGGGTGGGGGCAAGTCTTACCCCTGGATTCTGCATACCCCAGGCAGACTAAAAATTACCCTCAACGTTGCCAGAAAGCGAGGTCCATTCATCTGCCCTTCTGGCAGAAAAGGGATAAATGACAATCAATCAGTGATTTACTAAACTGCAGTgcttttatagatatatatatatatatgaatataagagAAGCTGGGGTTTCCTGATTACAAAGGCTGTGTTGGGATCTGGTTAAAAACATTGGTCTAGAGAATCCATATTTGTTAGTCTACAGTATATTAAACACGGAGAGAAGGGTAAAACCCCATTTTTAATGTACAAACATGAGtaaaaattgcttttaaaaaaatcacttttgtACATGTATatgaaaaatctttta from Xenopus tropicalis strain Nigerian chromosome 8, UCB_Xtro_10.0, whole genome shotgun sequence encodes:
- the timm9 gene encoding mitochondrial import inner membrane translocase subunit Tim9 isoform X1, which produces MAAQMSESDQVKQFKEFLGTYNKLTENCFLDCVKDFTTREVKAEEITCSEHCLQKYLKMTQRISMRFQEYHIQQNEALAAKAGLLGQPR